ACACAATATCGGCACCAGTTTGATCGGCTCATTTATCGTGCCTCAGCCTGCTCTGAATGAGTTTTTAAAGCTAATGGGGAGCTACACGGGTGAAGTCACCTTAAAGCTTACTGAAAGCTATATCGAGTTTTCAACCGATGTTTTTTCTTTTTATTCGAGGCTCATTGCCGGAAAGTATCCGAACACGGCTTCCTTGATACCAAACGAATTTAAAACGGTTATTACATTGCAGGCCAGTGATTTCTTAAAAGGAATTGACCGGGCAGCATTGTTTGCCGGGGAGTGGAATAATAATAATGTGAATCTAACCCTTCTGGAGGGGAAAAAGCTCGGGATCTCTTCCCGATCTATGGAATCAGGCACCATCCATGAGATCCAGAACATTAACAGTTTAGAAGGCGAGGAAGAACTCAGTATTTCTCTTGATGGGAAATTTCTGACGGAAGCTCTGCGCGGAATAAAAGATGAAGAAATTAAAATCAGTTTCAGCGGGTCCATGAAGCCTGTTTTGATCGAATCTGTTTCTGATTCGCCTTATCAGCATCTTATTTCACCCGTGAGAGCGTATTGATGGGGAGAAGAAGGTTTGCTCTTGGGGTTTGGGAAGGCGGATTGTCGTTTACCCGCTAAAACAGATGATTTACCTGCCGAAACGAAGCAAATACCCGCCAAAATAAAAAAATACCCGCGAAAATAGGACATTTACCCGCCAAAACCTCATTATGGTAAACAGCGGATATATCAATACAAAAAGCACCGGCGCTCCCGGTGCTTTTTCCGCTTATTTCACTTTCACATTAGCAGTATTCTCGTAAACTTCCAGCGCTTCTTTTACACTCGCATTCTTACGGACAATCTCATGGATCGCCTGAATCATGGCCGCTGGATGCTCTGACTGCCAGATGTTTCTGCCCATATCAACGCCGGCTGCGCCTTCCTGCATGGCATTATACGTCAGATTTAGTGCATCCATCATGGTATCCAGCTTAGGTCCGCCAGCGATGACGACTGGAACGGGGCAAGTGCCCGTTACTTTTTCAAAGTTTTCGCAATAATAGGTTTTAATAATATCAGCGCCCATTTCTGCACCGATTCGAGAGGCTAGGGCCAGGAAGCGTGCTTCGCGATTTTGCAGTTCTTTTGCAACAGCAGTAATCGCAAGGACAGGTATGCCGTAGTCGTGAGCTTCGGTCACAACAGAGGCCAAGTTTGAAACGGTTTGAGTTTCATAGTCTGAGCCCACAAAGATCGAAACGCCAACACCTAGGACATTATGGCGGATAGCTTCTTTCATCGGAGTGACAATATGTTCATTAGCCAAATCCTTTCCTACTACACTAGGGCCACCTGATACCCTCATTAACACTGGTTTTTCACAGTTTTCAGGTATGCAGGCAGAGAGGGCTCCTCTTGTCGCAAATAAGGAATCTGTATAGGGGAGCAGCTCTTTTACGGTTTCTCCCGGTTTCTCTAGCCCGTGAATTGGACCCAGGAAATAACCGTGATCAATGGCAAGCATGACTGCTTTTCCCTCTGGCAGTATTTGATTCATTCGGTTTTTTAATCCCCAACTCATATGATCACTCCTTCTCAAGATCTGGATTGTCTACAACAACAGAATCTTTTTCTTGTAAATGCGGTGATTTAATAAATACAGCTTTAAAATTTTGTTGAGATTGATTGATGAGATAGTGAGCTTCGTTTGGCCGGACTTGAAGCATGTCACCAGTTTTGGCAGGCACTCGCACACCATCAATATAGAAATCTATGGAACCTTCTAGTACATAAAAAATTTCTTCGCATGTCGTATGATAGTGATTTGGGAAGTCCTGGCCAGGCTTCAGCACGACGACACCAAGGTCTACATTTGGACCTTTCGTTAAATATTTAGGGCCATGATCTCCGAAGCGGAATTCATTTTCTGACTCATTCACTTTCAGCAAAACAGCCACCCCTCTTCCTCTGTATTTATGACGGTCAAACAGAACCAGGTGCTTTCCACATATGATGGGTCAGCCCTTGGTCAGAGAGTGCCAGATGCTCCTTGTATACTGCATGCCAATTCTCAAAAATCTTCGCATAAAGGCTATGATTTTCTTTATTTGGTTCATACGTGTTCTCCCATTGAACGATTTCAAGGACAGCTTTTTCAATGGATGAGTAAATGCCCGCTCCATAACCAGCGACGATCGCTGTTCCGAGGGCGGCAGCTTCCTTCACAAGCGGAACCTTCACCTTGACTCCGAGCACGTCAGAAAGGATCTGGCACCAAAGCTTGCCGTTAGAAGCTCCTCCGGCAAAAATGACTTCATCAGGATAGTAGCCTGTGTGCTCCTGTATCATTTTTAAGTTTCCAAGCGTCACCAGGGCTGCATTTTCTTCAATCGCCCGGAACAACTCCTTTTTGCCGCAGCGCTCGGGATCGAGAGAAAGATTCGTAAAAGAAGGGGAGGCATGGCGCCAGGAAATAAAGTTCATCACATCTGAAAAAATAGGCATGATGCCATATGAGCCCACAGGAACTTCGGCTGCCTGTTCTTCCAGCAATTCATAGGGGTCTCTTCCAAGCTCTCTTGCACGATTCTTTTCTTCTGTACAAAAGGCATCCCGAAACCAGCGCATGACGAGGCCAGGGAAGAAGACTATGGTTTCATACTGCCAAAGATGGGACACTGCATGACAATTGATTCGTATGCGCTGTTTAGGATCGGGGACAGGGGCAGTCACGTTAACTTCTTGCTGCCAAAAGCTGCCTCCGGAAACAAGAGTCTGACCTTCCTTCACTACTCCAACACCTACAGAGGCGAGCTGAGCATCACCTCCACCTGAAAATACGGCTGTACCTTCAGCCAATCCGGTGAACTTTGCAGTTTCAGCTGTAACATGCCCAAGTAATGTTCCTGCTTCATGAACAGGTGGGAAAAGGCTGCTCTTCATTCCGCATTCCTTGGTAATTTGCTCATCCCAAGTGCGTTCTTTTATATTAAAGATGCCGGTTGTGCAGCCATTGGAAGGGTCGGCTTGCAGT
This genomic stretch from Fictibacillus marinisediminis harbors:
- the dnaN gene encoding DNA polymerase III subunit beta encodes the protein MEFTINKEYLSQAVSDVSKAVSARTTLPILSGIKMAADHGRLTLTGSNAEIVIERVLYSNVQGESMVAVHKTGSIVVSAKYLNDLIKKLPGDLLVKVGENHSVSIQSEDIVVSLKGFHAGEFPRLTMSQPEASHKLPGTVLADMIKRTMFAVSKNGARPVLTGVHFVFDQNFFCSTATDSLRLATYKHNIGTSLIGSFIVPQPALNEFLKLMGSYTGEVTLKLTESYIEFSTDVFSFYSRLIAGKYPNTASLIPNEFKTVITLQASDFLKGIDRAALFAGEWNNNNVNLTLLEGKKLGISSRSMESGTIHEIQNINSLEGEEELSISLDGKFLTEALRGIKDEEIKISFSGSMKPVLIESVSDSPYQHLISPVRAY
- the lsrF gene encoding 3-hydroxy-5-phosphonooxypentane-2,4-dione thiolase; the protein is MSWGLKNRMNQILPEGKAVMLAIDHGYFLGPIHGLEKPGETVKELLPYTDSLFATRGALSACIPENCEKPVLMRVSGGPSVVGKDLANEHIVTPMKEAIRHNVLGVGVSIFVGSDYETQTVSNLASVVTEAHDYGIPVLAITAVAKELQNREARFLALASRIGAEMGADIIKTYYCENFEKVTGTCPVPVVIAGGPKLDTMMDALNLTYNAMQEGAAGVDMGRNIWQSEHPAAMIQAIHEIVRKNASVKEALEVYENTANVKVK
- a CDS encoding cupin domain-containing protein, which translates into the protein MLKVNESENEFRFGDHGPKYLTKGPNVDLGVVVLKPGQDFPNHYHTTCEEIFYVLEGSIDFYIDGVRVPAKTGDMLQVRPNEAHYLINQSQQNFKAVFIKSPHLQEKDSVVVDNPDLEKE
- the lsrK gene encoding autoinducer-2 kinase; protein product: MDAILALDAGTGSIRAVLFDTKGNQLSLSQQEWDHPADSRFPGSMNFDVKENWRIAVECIKDAVQQAEITPQCIKGISATSMREGFVLYNKEGQEIWACANVDSRASEEVTDLKQLRPLIEEDLYSLSGQTFALGALPRLLWIKKNQPEIYNETAAITMLNDWLLYKLCGKLQADPSNGCTTGIFNIKERTWDEQITKECGMKSSLFPPVHEAGTLLGHVTAETAKFTGLAEGTAVFSGGGDAQLASVGVGVVKEGQTLVSGGSFWQQEVNVTAPVPDPKQRIRINCHAVSHLWQYETIVFFPGLVMRWFRDAFCTEEKNRARELGRDPYELLEEQAAEVPVGSYGIMPIFSDVMNFISWRHASPSFTNLSLDPERCGKKELFRAIEENAALVTLGNLKMIQEHTGYYPDEVIFAGGASNGKLWCQILSDVLGVKVKVPLVKEAAALGTAIVAGYGAGIYSSIEKAVLEIVQWENTYEPNKENHSLYAKIFENWHAVYKEHLALSDQGLTHHMWKAPGSV